GTAGGAGGGGCCCATCAGTCGGTGTTCGACGTCTTCGAAGCCCGCCTCGGCGAACATCCGGTCGGCCTCCTCGGCGTCGTAAAACAGCATGATCGAGTCGGCGACCTTCTGCATGAGTCCGCTCTTGGGGTAGTTCGGGCCGACGACGAGCACCTCTCCGCCGGGCGCGGTGATCCGCTTGATCTCCCGGAGGGCCGCGACGGGATCGGGCCAGTACTCGATCGAGCCCGACGACCAGACGACGTCGAAGCTGTCGTCCGCGAAGGGGAGGCGTTCTGCGTCGCCGAGATAGAACGACACGGGATCGTGTTTGCCGAGTTTCGCCCAGGCCTTCTCGAGTTGGTGGGGGCTCTGATCGAGCCCGTGGACGTCCTCGGCGTGTTCGAGCAGCCCCTCGGTGGCAAAGCCGGTGCCACAGCCCACATCGAGAACGCGGTCGTCGGGATCGATGTCGAGCATCGAGAGGGCCTGTCCGCGCATCTGTTCGTTCCAGATGAAGGGGTTGACCCGGTCGTAGACCTTCGAGAGGTACTTGTAGAACAGCCGCGCGCGTGCCTTGTCTTCGAGGACTCCCATTGGCGGCGCGTTCGGGCCGGGTTCATATATACTGTTGGCTGTCGACCCGATAGCAGGTTCCGCCGGGCAATGCCGTCGATTCGAGTCTTCCAGGACCGGACGCGCCGTAGTTTTCGCAACTCCCTTATAGCCCGTCATGCAACCTTCCTCCTGATTACAGTATGCCGAGGCCAGAGGTTTTAGACCGGATCAAAGAGGCCGAAGCTGAGGCCGACGAGATCGTCGCCGAGGCCGAACGCGAGCGCGAACAGCGCATCGCCGAGGCCCGCGCCCGAGCGGAGGAGATCCGCGAGGAGGCCCGCGAGGGGGCGAGCGATCTCGCCGAAACACGCCTCGCGGAGGCCCGCGAGGAGATCGAGACCGAACGCGAGCGGATCCTGACGCGAGGCGACGAGGAACGCGAGGAACTCGAGGCCCGCTCGGCCGAGCACAAAGACGAGGTCGTCGAGTTCGTCGTCTCACGGTTCGAGGAGGCGGTGCATGCTCAGACCTGAGCGGATGAGCAAGGTCTCGGTGACCGGCTCGAAACGCGTCATGGACGAGGCCATCGAGACGATCCACGGGCTCAACCTCGTCCACATGGTCGATTACGACGACCGGTGGGCGGGCTTTCGGCCCGGCGACCCCGCCGACGAGGCCGAATCGATCTCCGAGAAACTCGTGACGGTCCGCTCGATCGAGAGCATCCTCGACGTCGAGGAGGAGGACGGCGGTCCGAGCCGGATCGTCACCGACGAGGAGATCGACGCCGAGATCGAGGACGTACGCGGGCGCGTCAACGAACTCGACGATCGCCGGGTCGCGTTGCGAGAGGAGCGCCGCGAGATCGACGACCGCCTCTCCTCGGTCCGTCCGTTCGCCGCCCTGGGGATCGATCTGGACCTGCTGTCGGGCTATGACTCCCTCGAAACGCGGGTCGTCGAGGGAAACGAGGCCGCGATCGAGGAAGCGCTCTCGTCGGCCGAGGGCGTCGAGGAGTTCGAGACGTTCGCCGAGGAGGGCGTCGTCGCGATCTTCGCCCACCCCACGGCGGGCCACGAGGACGTCCTCGAGGACGCGCTCGTCGGCCTCGAAGTCACGCCGCTTTCGGTCCCCGACGCCGAGTCGAGTCCCGAGGAGTACGTCGCCGACCTCGAACGCCGCAAGAGGGAGATCGACGAGGAGCTCTCGGAGCTCGACGGCGAGATCGAGGAGCTGAAACTCGACGTCGCGGGCTTCCTGCTCGCGGTCGAAGAGCAGCTCACGATCGACGTCGAGAAGGCCGAAGTCCCCCTCTCGTTCGCGACGACGGACCGCTCCTTTATCGCTGAGGGGTGGGTCCCGACCGAGCGTTACGGCGACCTCGAAAGCGCCCTCGAGGCCGACCTGGGCGAGCACGTCGAGTGCGAGGAGCTCGAACGGGTCGACTACGACGACGTCGCCTCCGGGCACGGCCACGCCCACGGCGAGGACCCCAGCGACGCCGGCGACGGCGATCGCCAGTCCGCGACCGCGGCCGACGGCGAGGGTCAGTCCGCCGAGGTTCGCCCCGACGGCGGGCGAAGCGCGAGCGAGTCGAGTATGCACGGCGACGAGCCGCCGGTCGTTCAGGACAACCCCGGCTACGCGAAGCCGTTCGAGTCGCTGGTCAGCATCATCAACCGGCCCAAGTACTCCGAGTTCGACCCGACGATCTTCCTGTTTCTGACGTTCCCCGCGTTCTTCGGGTTCATGATCGGGGACGTCGGCTACGGCATCCTCTATATGGCGATGGGCTACGGGCTCTATCGGGGCTTCGACAGCGACATGCTCCGCAGCCTGGGCGGTATCGGCATCTGGGCCGGTATCTTCACCTTCGTCTTCGGTATCCTCTACGGTGAGATATTCGGCTTCCATATCATCGCCGACGTGCTCTGGGGCGGCTCCGCGCCCATCCACAAGGGACTCCAGCCCTACCACGGCAACTGGGCGTTGGGCTGGCTCGTCCTGAGCCTCCTGATCGGCATGCTCCACTTGGCGATCGGGTGGGTCCTGGACTTCGTCGAGAACTACCAGAGCCACGGCTTCGGTGATGCACTCGGTGAGAGCGGCTCGTGGCTGCTGATGCTCTTTGGCGTCTGGGGGTGGATCTTCGCCGGCACACCTCCCTTCGGCGCCGCACCCAGTCTGCTGTACGGTTCCGAGAGCGTCTTCGCCGGCAATCCGTTCCCGCTTGGCTTTGCTGGCTTCCCGACGGTAGTCGGCTTCGTGGGCCTGGCGGCGTTCTTCGCCGGCCTTGTCCTCTTGGTGCGGGCAGACCCCGTCGAGGGCGTCGAGTTCCTGAACGTCTTGGTCAACGTCCTCTCGTACACCCGGATCGCCGCGGTCCTGCTGGCGAAAGCCGGAATGGCCTTCGTCGTCAACCTGCTCGTCTTCGGCGTCTTCGTGGTCGGGGAGGGCGAGGAGGCCGAGTGGCACTTCGGGACCGGCCACGCCCCGAGCTACTACCTCGAACAGGGGACCTACCACGGACACGAAGTCACCGAGGTCATGTTCGGCGGTCTGTTCCACTCGGGCGTCGGCGGCATTCTGGCGGGCATCCTCATCCTCGTCGTCGGCCACCTGTTCGTGCTTGTGTTGGGTGTCACGAGTGCCGGCCTGCAGGCAGTCCGTCTGGAGTACGTCGAGTTCTTCGGGAAGTTCTACGACGGCGGCGGGGAGAGCTACGAGCCGTTCGGTCACGACCGGTCCCACACGACCGAGTAGCTCCCCAGCGGACTCTCTCGAGTCCTATGCTACAAGTTTACGTGGAGTACAGCGGATCTGCGCCGTCTTTTTTAACAAGTTTTATGATGGCACTGGGGCGAACTACGGACTGTTCGGGTACTGAAACCCACCACACGAGATCCATCATGTACGAAATCGCCAACGCACTCGCGGACGCAGTTGTACTGCAAGCAGAGACCGGCGGCAGCCCGGCTATCGAGAACACGGGGCTGGCGGCGCTCGCGGTCGGACTGGCGGCGCTGGGTGCGGGCTACGCGGAACGCGGCATCGGCAGCGCGGCGATGGGCGC
The DNA window shown above is from Halalkalicoccus jeotgali B3 and carries:
- a CDS encoding methyltransferase domain-containing protein, whose protein sequence is MGVLEDKARARLFYKYLSKVYDRVNPFIWNEQMRGQALSMLDIDPDDRVLDVGCGTGFATEGLLEHAEDVHGLDQSPHQLEKAWAKLGKHDPVSFYLGDAERLPFADDSFDVVWSSGSIEYWPDPVAALREIKRITAPGGEVLVVGPNYPKSGLMQKVADSIMLFYDAEEADRMFAEAGFEDVEHRLMGPSYDPDIAITSVAHVTE
- the ahaH gene encoding ATP synthase archaeal subunit H, translating into MPRPEVLDRIKEAEAEADEIVAEAEREREQRIAEARARAEEIREEAREGASDLAETRLAEAREEIETERERILTRGDEEREELEARSAEHKDEVVEFVVSRFEEAVHAQT
- a CDS encoding V-type ATP synthase subunit I; its protein translation is MLRPERMSKVSVTGSKRVMDEAIETIHGLNLVHMVDYDDRWAGFRPGDPADEAESISEKLVTVRSIESILDVEEEDGGPSRIVTDEEIDAEIEDVRGRVNELDDRRVALREERREIDDRLSSVRPFAALGIDLDLLSGYDSLETRVVEGNEAAIEEALSSAEGVEEFETFAEEGVVAIFAHPTAGHEDVLEDALVGLEVTPLSVPDAESSPEEYVADLERRKREIDEELSELDGEIEELKLDVAGFLLAVEEQLTIDVEKAEVPLSFATTDRSFIAEGWVPTERYGDLESALEADLGEHVECEELERVDYDDVASGHGHAHGEDPSDAGDGDRQSATAADGEGQSAEVRPDGGRSASESSMHGDEPPVVQDNPGYAKPFESLVSIINRPKYSEFDPTIFLFLTFPAFFGFMIGDVGYGILYMAMGYGLYRGFDSDMLRSLGGIGIWAGIFTFVFGILYGEIFGFHIIADVLWGGSAPIHKGLQPYHGNWALGWLVLSLLIGMLHLAIGWVLDFVENYQSHGFGDALGESGSWLLMLFGVWGWIFAGTPPFGAAPSLLYGSESVFAGNPFPLGFAGFPTVVGFVGLAAFFAGLVLLVRADPVEGVEFLNVLVNVLSYTRIAAVLLAKAGMAFVVNLLVFGVFVVGEGEEAEWHFGTGHAPSYYLEQGTYHGHEVTEVMFGGLFHSGVGGILAGILILVVGHLFVLVLGVTSAGLQAVRLEYVEFFGKFYDGGGESYEPFGHDRSHTTE
- a CDS encoding F0F1 ATP synthase subunit C, which translates into the protein MYEIANALADAVVLQAETGGSPAIENTGLAALAVGLAALGAGYAERGIGSAAMGAIAEDRDLFGLGLILTVLPETLVILALVVVFVA